A genome region from Aliivibrio salmonicida LFI1238 includes the following:
- a CDS encoding IS66-like element ISVsa2 family transposase, with product MTDKIKPLPDTIDELKALVLQLENKYNRLLEQFRLAQHQRFGKSSESDSTQFDLFNETEEEIIIENDDTQTITYTRQKPKRQRLPEDLPRTVIIHDIKDKTCKCCGLEMHAMGKDISEKLEFVPAKVEVIQHVRPKYACRNCEKNNTSVDIKQAPMPASPIPKGIATASLLAQIITAKFQYSLPLYRQETLFQQWGIIIGRRTMADWLIKCSVLFTPLNNELHRILLEQPTLHCDETTVNVLDVEKAKCYMWVYCSGYDSPGSGVLPGIVLYDYQSSRHGYHPVNFLKGYNGYLHTDGYQGYEQTEAILVGCWAHARRRFIEAQRVQVKGKTGSADWVLSKIQKLYRIESLLKEASPEAKYVARQTEARDLLKELRDWLDSAVSRVSPKTKLGEAISYTLNQWDKLVRYIDDGLLSIDNNRAERAVKPFVIGRKNWLFSGSTAGADSSAMLYSIVETAKANGLIPYDYIRYCLDRLCVGSPDIDSLLPWNVKDKV from the coding sequence ATGACTGATAAAATAAAACCACTTCCTGATACCATTGACGAGCTGAAAGCACTTGTGCTTCAGCTTGAAAATAAATATAACCGTCTTCTAGAGCAATTTCGGCTGGCTCAACATCAGCGCTTTGGTAAAAGCAGTGAATCTGACTCGACTCAATTTGATTTATTCAATGAAACAGAAGAAGAAATCATCATTGAAAATGATGACACACAAACGATTACCTACACTCGTCAAAAGCCAAAACGCCAACGCTTACCTGAAGACTTACCGCGTACTGTTATTATCCACGACATAAAAGATAAAACTTGTAAGTGTTGCGGTCTAGAGATGCATGCGATGGGTAAAGACATCAGTGAAAAGTTGGAATTTGTACCAGCTAAAGTGGAAGTTATTCAACATGTTCGTCCTAAATATGCTTGCCGAAATTGTGAAAAAAACAATACTTCAGTAGACATTAAACAAGCCCCAATGCCAGCGTCACCAATCCCTAAAGGGATTGCGACCGCAAGTTTACTTGCTCAAATTATTACGGCTAAATTTCAATACAGTCTTCCACTTTATCGTCAAGAAACGTTATTTCAGCAATGGGGTATCATTATTGGACGGCGAACGATGGCGGATTGGTTAATAAAATGCTCGGTACTATTTACCCCTCTTAATAACGAGTTACATCGTATTTTGCTTGAACAACCCACTCTGCATTGTGATGAAACAACGGTAAATGTGTTGGATGTTGAAAAAGCAAAATGTTATATGTGGGTCTACTGCTCTGGCTATGATTCTCCAGGCTCTGGTGTTTTGCCTGGAATTGTACTTTATGATTATCAATCTAGCAGGCATGGCTACCATCCAGTTAACTTTTTAAAAGGTTATAACGGGTATTTACATACCGATGGTTACCAAGGTTATGAACAAACTGAAGCGATTTTAGTTGGCTGTTGGGCACACGCACGTCGACGATTTATTGAGGCTCAACGTGTTCAAGTAAAAGGGAAAACAGGGAGTGCAGATTGGGTATTGAGTAAAATCCAAAAGCTATACCGGATCGAATCGTTATTAAAAGAGGCTTCCCCTGAAGCCAAGTATGTTGCTAGGCAGACAGAAGCCCGCGATTTACTTAAAGAGCTCCGTGATTGGCTTGATAGCGCAGTTAGTCGAGTATCACCTAAAACAAAATTAGGTGAGGCGATTAGCTATACATTAAATCAATGGGATAAATTAGTTCGTTATATTGATGATGGATTGTTATCTATTGATAACAATCGAGCAGAGCGAGCGGTTAAACCGTTTGTTATCGGCCGGAAAAACTGGTTATTTTCGGGTTCAACGGCTGGTGCAGATTCAAGTGCAATGCTTTACAGCATTGTAGAAACAGCAAAGGCAAACGGATTAATCCCTTACGATTATATTAGGTATTGTCTAGATCGTTTATGTGTTGGATCGCCAGATATCGATTCACTTTTACCTTGGAATGTAAAAGACAAGGTGTAG
- a CDS encoding DUF4312 family protein: MKESITTTVTVSGNGNTKQAAFSSALNNIQKTILKDNEQVILRIEPVDVKLINAEKKERIEKFMFFFLPRNKTSYSVTLDVTVNVTIINIDQLDFKSI, encoded by the coding sequence ATGAAAGAATCGATTACAACAACCGTTACGGTTAGTGGTAATGGAAATACAAAACAAGCCGCTTTCAGTTCCGCATTAAATAATATTCAAAAAACAATTCTAAAAGATAACGAGCAAGTTATTTTACGTATAGAACCTGTTGATGTGAAATTAATTAATGCGGAGAAAAAAGAAAGAATAGAAAAGTTTATGTTTTTCTTTTTACCTCGAAATAAAACTTCTTATTCAGTTACTTTAGATGTCACCGTTAATGTCACCATAATTAATATTGACCAACTGGATTTTAAATCAATATAA
- a CDS encoding DUF4311 domain-containing protein — translation MFLIILMKSLIIGALVGVGVGVGAARMFHAPTVQGMGAFRTLGELNSCEGDPASHFSFGLGFFFNAWASSVAAGAFTQDVDHRIIPHWGAAALMFKNKNVAETMHDPKKMGIACGIIGMVVVAFLNSTASAVPESLQITAVKVLVPAANLLVNIAMPVIFWLAAIDAGRRSGFWATIFGGLAQMIMGNAVPGLVLGILIGKGVEDGGWNKVTKIMLAAVITLFVMSAFFRGFDLELIESFRLTVPTWLESVHTTLSGNQ, via the coding sequence ATGTTCTTAATTATATTAATGAAGTCTCTAATTATAGGGGCTTTAGTGGGCGTTGGCGTCGGTGTTGGTGCCGCACGTATGTTCCACGCTCCAACGGTTCAAGGTATGGGCGCGTTCCGTACTCTTGGCGAACTTAACTCTTGTGAAGGCGATCCTGCATCTCACTTTTCTTTTGGCCTTGGCTTCTTCTTTAACGCATGGGCGTCTTCTGTTGCAGCGGGTGCTTTCACTCAAGATGTTGACCACCGAATTATTCCTCATTGGGGTGCAGCTGCCCTGATGTTCAAAAACAAAAATGTCGCTGAGACAATGCACGACCCGAAAAAGATGGGCATTGCGTGTGGCATCATCGGCATGGTTGTTGTTGCATTCTTAAACTCGACGGCATCCGCCGTTCCTGAAAGTCTACAAATTACCGCGGTAAAAGTACTCGTTCCTGCGGCGAACTTACTCGTCAATATTGCGATGCCAGTTATCTTCTGGTTAGCCGCTATTGACGCCGGTCGTCGCTCTGGTTTTTGGGCAACTATCTTTGGTGGTTTGGCTCAAATGATCATGGGTAATGCCGTACCTGGCCTTGTTCTTGGTATCTTGATTGGTAAAGGCGTTGAAGATGGTGGTTGGAATAAAGTAACCAAAATCATGCTTGCAGCGGTTATCACTCTATTTGTTATGAGTGCCTTCTTCCGTGGATTTGACCTTGAACTTATCGAGTCTTTCAGGCTCACCGTTCCTACTTGGTTAGAGAGCGTACACACCACCCTTAGCGGTAATCAGTAA
- a CDS encoding DUF4310 family protein: MDDKLKNNFWYADWSFPFFVGLLSSGVFAGTHMYYLYGIGAFNEVAFVSMLRAGMDTGVYGAVAAFGASFLFARIIEGSLVGILDIGGAIQTGVGLGVPALLLGAGIVYPLENFIASLIVGFLLGVAIGYIIILARKYTVGQSNSTYGADVMMGAGNSSGRFLGPLIVLSAIAASIPIGIGSLIGALAFYQWKKPITGGAIIGAMVFGSLFPVAIG; the protein is encoded by the coding sequence ATGGACGATAAATTAAAGAATAACTTTTGGTACGCAGATTGGTCTTTCCCTTTCTTCGTCGGTCTGCTGTCTTCTGGCGTGTTTGCCGGTACACACATGTACTACTTATACGGCATTGGCGCATTCAATGAAGTCGCGTTTGTATCAATGTTACGTGCAGGAATGGACACGGGTGTTTATGGCGCCGTCGCCGCTTTTGGTGCGAGTTTCTTATTTGCTCGAATCATTGAAGGGTCACTCGTCGGTATTTTAGACATTGGTGGCGCAATTCAAACAGGAGTTGGCTTAGGCGTTCCGGCTCTTTTACTGGGCGCGGGTATTGTTTACCCATTAGAAAACTTTATTGCTTCATTGATTGTTGGTTTTCTATTAGGTGTGGCAATTGGTTACATCATCATTCTAGCTCGTAAATACACCGTTGGGCAAAGTAACTCAACCTACGGCGCTGATGTCATGATGGGCGCAGGTAATTCATCAGGTCGCTTCTTGGGTCCTCTGATTGTTCTGTCTGCGATTGCGGCTTCAATTCCAATTGGTATTGGTTCGTTGATTGGTGCGCTTGCGTTCTACCAATGGAAAAAACCAATCACTGGTGGGGCAATTATTGGTGCGATGGTGTTCGGTTCTCTATTCCCAGTCGCTATTGGTTAA
- a CDS encoding DgaE family pyridoxal phosphate-dependent ammonia lyase: MSSIHDKYGLTEVINASGRMTALGVSTPNEDVVNAVTEGLGQYFDMKDLVIKTGEYIANLLNVDAAVVVSCASAGIAQSVAAVIVKDSQYRLENLHAHAHDVPSEIVLPKGHNVNFGAPVGTMVTLGGGTIKEAGYANECSAEQLEAAITKNTAAILYIKSHHCVQKSILTVEQAVAVAQKHDLPLIVDAAAEEDLQGYFAMGADLVIYSGTKAIEGPTSGLVVGKTHYINWVRKQSQGIGRAMKVGKEGILGLTHAITDYLTVEKESGQEMVAKMETFISDINSINGVKSRVVWDSAGRDIARAEIAFDHDELQTTTTDIVKQLQNGNPAVYCRGYKANEGIIEIDVRSVNSTQLNTIFLKINALF; this comes from the coding sequence ATGTCTTCAATTCATGATAAATACGGTCTTACGGAAGTAATTAATGCGTCAGGTCGCATGACTGCATTAGGGGTTTCAACGCCAAATGAAGACGTTGTAAATGCAGTTACAGAAGGGCTTGGTCAATATTTTGATATGAAAGACTTAGTGATCAAAACCGGAGAATACATTGCAAATCTTCTTAATGTTGATGCCGCTGTCGTTGTCTCTTGTGCTTCTGCTGGCATCGCTCAATCCGTTGCTGCTGTGATTGTAAAAGACAGCCAATATCGATTAGAAAATTTACACGCCCACGCCCATGATGTGCCTTCTGAAATTGTACTACCAAAAGGCCATAACGTGAACTTTGGTGCGCCAGTTGGCACCATGGTTACTCTGGGTGGCGGTACGATCAAAGAGGCAGGTTATGCCAATGAATGTTCAGCAGAACAGCTAGAAGCGGCAATCACAAAAAACACCGCCGCTATCTTATACATTAAGTCTCATCATTGTGTTCAAAAAAGTATTTTAACGGTTGAACAAGCCGTCGCTGTCGCCCAAAAGCATGACTTACCCTTAATTGTGGATGCGGCTGCCGAAGAAGATCTACAAGGTTATTTTGCAATGGGTGCAGATCTTGTTATCTACAGTGGAACTAAAGCCATTGAAGGCCCAACAAGTGGATTAGTGGTCGGTAAAACACACTATATCAACTGGGTAAGAAAACAATCTCAAGGCATTGGCCGAGCAATGAAAGTCGGTAAAGAAGGCATATTAGGCTTAACTCACGCAATTACCGATTATCTCACGGTAGAAAAAGAATCAGGCCAAGAAATGGTCGCAAAAATGGAAACATTCATTAGCGACATCAATTCGATTAATGGGGTGAAATCTCGCGTGGTTTGGGACAGTGCTGGTCGTGATATTGCGCGAGCAGAAATCGCGTTTGATCATGATGAGCTTCAAACCACCACCACTGACATTGTAAAACAACTTCAAAATGGTAACCCTGCGGTGTATTGCCGTGGTTACAAAGCCAACGAAGGCATTATCGAAATTGATGTTCGCAGCGTTAACTCAACGCAACTGAATACTATTTTCCTAAAAATTAACGCATTATTTTAA
- the tnpA gene encoding IS66 family insertion sequence element accessory protein TnpA, whose amino-acid sequence MQKDKKRTPEQWHALFESQQSSKLSAAEFCRNHNILPKTFSARKARWKQKINASTFLKVEALTSTIIATPQLPDIQLSIGKLRLTLPANTEPHWIGLLLKGYQS is encoded by the coding sequence ATGCAAAAAGATAAAAAGAGAACACCAGAGCAATGGCACGCTCTATTTGAATCTCAGCAATCTAGCAAGCTTAGTGCCGCTGAATTTTGTCGTAACCATAATATTCTGCCAAAGACATTTAGTGCACGTAAAGCACGATGGAAACAAAAGATTAACGCTTCTACTTTCTTGAAAGTAGAAGCGTTAACATCAACTATCATCGCCACTCCACAATTACCAGATATTCAACTTTCTATCGGAAAATTGCGATTAACATTGCCAGCTAATACTGAACCTCACTGGATAGGACTCTTATTAAAAGGGTATCAATCATGA
- a CDS encoding IS982-like element ISVsa6 family transposase, whose amino-acid sequence MNKLVDIFCDVDDFCYQFLSQWEKYLVEASERKRKRQSVMSTSECMTIVIAFHQSNHRDFKNFYIGLVHQYWKGYFPNLLSHTRFVSKMPSLIAPMCAYFQSIKGKPTGIAFVDSTSLKVCHNIRIPRHKVFDGVAKRGKGTMGWFFGFKLHLLINHLGEIISLKITAGNVNDRTPVPDLCKELSGKLYADKGYIGKKLSESLKNSDVDLVTTSRKNMKAKEISAFDKAMLSKRYIIETINDQLKNISQIEHSRHRSVTGFMLNVISGVVAYCLKKQKPRIKLSECEFELILA is encoded by the coding sequence ATGAATAAATTAGTTGATATATTTTGTGATGTCGATGATTTTTGTTATCAATTCTTATCTCAATGGGAAAAATACCTTGTTGAGGCTAGTGAGAGAAAAAGAAAACGTCAGTCAGTAATGTCTACTAGTGAATGTATGACTATTGTCATCGCTTTTCATCAATCAAATCATAGAGATTTCAAGAACTTCTATATCGGGTTAGTTCATCAATATTGGAAAGGATACTTTCCAAATTTACTTAGCCACACTCGATTTGTGAGCAAAATGCCTAGCCTAATCGCCCCAATGTGTGCCTATTTTCAATCTATCAAAGGTAAGCCGACTGGCATTGCTTTTGTTGACTCCACGAGTCTTAAAGTATGCCATAACATTCGAATTCCTCGCCATAAAGTCTTTGATGGTGTTGCGAAAAGAGGAAAAGGTACCATGGGATGGTTTTTCGGCTTCAAACTTCATTTATTGATTAACCATCTTGGAGAAATTATTTCGCTGAAAATCACAGCTGGCAATGTAAATGATAGGACTCCTGTACCTGATTTATGCAAAGAACTCTCGGGGAAATTGTACGCTGATAAAGGGTACATAGGTAAAAAGTTGAGTGAGAGCTTAAAGAACTCTGATGTCGATTTAGTGACTACCTCGCGAAAAAACATGAAAGCAAAAGAGATAAGTGCTTTTGATAAGGCTATGTTATCAAAGAGATACATTATCGAAACGATAAATGACCAATTGAAGAATATCTCTCAAATTGAACATAGCCGTCATCGTAGCGTGACTGGTTTCATGCTAAATGTAATTTCAGGCGTTGTGGCTTATTGTTTAAAAAAACAAAAGCCACGAATTAAGCTATCAGAATGTGAATTTGAACTAATCCTCGCTTAA
- a CDS encoding glycine-rich SFCGS family protein, translating into MTNIKVVIGDRLGKGQKVGLGVEAAGGSVTVIPGMAADMKLGDVMNEEQADFGISFCGSGGAGAITAQNKYGYKAKYGMRSVEEGVTAINEGFNVLGFGFMDKEELGQRLVEAFVKKYRS; encoded by the coding sequence ATGACGAATATAAAAGTAGTGATCGGCGACCGTTTAGGTAAAGGACAAAAAGTAGGTTTAGGCGTAGAAGCCGCAGGTGGTTCTGTTACTGTGATCCCTGGTATGGCTGCCGACATGAAGCTTGGTGATGTTATGAACGAAGAGCAAGCGGACTTCGGTATCTCTTTTTGTGGCAGTGGCGGTGCAGGTGCAATCACGGCGCAAAACAAATACGGCTACAAAGCAAAATATGGTATGCGCTCTGTTGAAGAAGGCGTAACCGCAATCAATGAAGGCTTTAACGTACTTGGTTTTGGCTTCATGGATAAAGAAGAGCTAGGCCAACGATTGGTCGAAGCATTCGTTAAAAAATACAGAAGCTAA
- the tnpB gene encoding IS66 family insertion sequence element accessory protein TnpB (TnpB, as the term is used for proteins encoded by IS66 family insertion elements, is considered an accessory protein, since TnpC, encoded by a neighboring gene, is a DDE family transposase.), with protein sequence MNVFTDVSTIYLHRDFVDFRKAINGLVVIVEQEMQLSPFSDALFIFCNKPRDKLKILYWDKTGFALWYKRLDEDRFKWPRNINNDTLALSEQQLTLLLQGFDILGHQPVHYQTTL encoded by the coding sequence ATGAATGTATTTACTGATGTTTCCACCATTTATCTTCATCGTGATTTTGTCGATTTTCGCAAGGCCATTAATGGCCTTGTCGTGATTGTTGAGCAAGAAATGCAACTATCACCGTTTAGTGATGCTCTATTTATATTTTGCAATAAGCCTCGTGATAAACTCAAAATATTGTATTGGGATAAAACAGGATTCGCTTTATGGTACAAGCGATTAGATGAAGACCGCTTCAAATGGCCACGAAATATAAATAACGATACGTTAGCATTATCAGAGCAGCAACTGACACTGCTATTACAAGGTTTTGATATCTTAGGACATCAACCGGTACATTATCAAACAACCCTTTAA
- a CDS encoding amidohydrolase/deacetylase family metallohydrolase, translated as MYDLLIKNGKLVNGGLVDVAILNEKIARVESDINDAAIRTVDLKGLHFLSAGWIDSHTHCYPSSPIYNDEPDLIGVTHGVTTVVDAGSVGADDVDDFYRLTQQSATNVYSILNISRIGLLRQDELADMSDISLDAAKTAITKHSDFVVGIKARMSGSVVKNNGLAPLIRAKEMQAQNNNLPLMVHVGNNPPNLDDIAELLTKGDIITHCYNGKPNRILTPEGELKESMKKAIKRGVILDVGHGGASFSFDVAEQAIKKGIYPDTISSDIYCKNRISGPVRSLSHIMSKFLSIGLPMDRVIDCVTINAANALKMETKGTLEIGQDADITIFNIHHEACTFEDSEQGTRQGEESFLPLASIVAGKLITTQHGEQTNVFNS; from the coding sequence ATGTATGACTTACTGATAAAAAACGGAAAATTAGTGAATGGCGGCCTTGTTGATGTCGCAATTCTAAATGAAAAAATAGCGCGGGTTGAATCTGATATTAACGACGCTGCGATAAGAACCGTTGATTTAAAAGGGTTACATTTCCTTAGCGCGGGTTGGATTGATTCACACACGCATTGTTACCCATCGTCGCCAATTTATAACGATGAACCCGATTTAATCGGTGTCACTCATGGAGTGACTACCGTGGTTGATGCCGGCAGTGTCGGTGCTGATGATGTCGATGATTTTTATCGATTAACTCAACAAAGTGCCACTAACGTATACAGTATTTTAAATATCTCTCGCATTGGTTTATTGCGACAAGATGAACTCGCTGACATGAGTGACATTAGTTTAGACGCTGCAAAAACCGCCATCACTAAACATTCAGACTTTGTCGTTGGCATAAAAGCAAGAATGAGCGGCAGCGTTGTAAAAAATAACGGATTGGCACCACTGATCAGAGCCAAAGAAATGCAGGCTCAAAATAACAACCTACCTTTGATGGTACACGTTGGAAATAATCCACCAAATTTAGATGATATTGCCGAGTTACTAACAAAAGGCGACATCATTACACACTGCTATAACGGAAAGCCAAATCGAATTCTAACCCCTGAGGGTGAATTAAAAGAATCGATGAAAAAAGCCATCAAACGTGGCGTTATTTTGGATGTTGGCCATGGCGGTGCTAGCTTTAGTTTTGATGTTGCAGAGCAAGCAATTAAAAAAGGCATTTATCCAGACACGATCAGTTCTGATATTTATTGTAAAAACCGAATTTCAGGACCGGTACGCAGTCTATCTCATATCATGTCGAAATTTTTAAGTATCGGTTTGCCCATGGATCGGGTGATTGATTGTGTCACTATCAATGCCGCCAATGCACTAAAAATGGAAACCAAAGGCACGTTAGAAATAGGCCAAGACGCCGATATCACGATTTTTAATATCCACCATGAAGCCTGTACTTTTGAAGACTCAGAACAAGGTACTCGCCAAGGTGAAGAATCCTTTTTACCTTTAGCCAGCATTGTTGCAGGCAAACTTATTACGACACAACACGGAGAACAAACCAATGTCTTCAATTCATGA
- a CDS encoding transcriptional regulator, producing MDSNTLDINEELFTEEVDSTFNKVISILRAENIFPDSVQKQMLFSHLKAMVIRSHTHESLPEVEIEMFDEISKSSHKLAEDVVSLFPTLAYEESYLLSVHFEVAKENELTEELGA from the coding sequence GTGGATAGTAATACTCTAGACATTAATGAAGAGTTATTCACTGAAGAAGTAGATTCAACGTTCAATAAAGTAATTTCTATTTTAAGAGCTGAGAATATATTTCCAGACAGTGTTCAGAAACAAATGCTTTTTTCTCATTTAAAAGCAATGGTAATTAGATCTCATACTCATGAATCGTTACCCGAAGTTGAAATTGAAATGTTTGATGAAATATCAAAATCATCACATAAATTAGCCGAAGATGTCGTGAGTCTGTTTCCGACATTAGCATACGAAGAATCATATTTATTATCTGTTCACTTTGAAGTGGCAAAAGAAAACGAATTAACTGAAGAATTAGGAGCATAA